Proteins from a genomic interval of Rhipicephalus microplus isolate Deutch F79 chromosome 6, USDA_Rmic, whole genome shotgun sequence:
- the LOC119168033 gene encoding uncharacterized protein LOC119168033, which produces MGRTFCRFCALLLLASMIKTDDAAGENFSTGVFHSTGVGRHERILGCGPMHFHHGHLCKRNDCPNNHLGKCVKGECVCLDVMTTTTPKPTQKETKKPSFRW; this is translated from the exons ATGGGCCGCACTTTCTGCCGTTTTTGTGCCCTCC TTCTTCTGGCAAGTATGATAAAGACTGACGATGCAGCAGGGGAAAACTTTTCGACTGGTgtatttcattccacaggtgttGGAAGACACGAG AGAATTCTGGGATGTGGGCCGATGCACTTCCATCATGGTCACCTCTGCAAG AGGAATGACTGCCCAAATAACCACCTCGGGAAATGCGTAAAAGGAGAATGTGTGTGCCTCGATGTGATGACGACGACAACACCGAAACCAACTCAGAAGGAAACGAAAAAACCTTCATTTCGTTGGTGA